From a single Silene latifolia isolate original U9 population chromosome 6, ASM4854445v1, whole genome shotgun sequence genomic region:
- the LOC141587645 gene encoding putative F-box protein At4g09190: MKKAKSSSPISKHMIHVPEFKYIPPEIWTRILANLPAKTLLTFRCVCKSWRSTIDHPNFISMHLKHSSINSGNPKLLLALEGLGCYGEYGGYSLTVRQANTLKKTARIFKMEDLFKYYILGSCNGLLLVRQSGFGFCSEELRVSNPCIRKSLRLPKCPLPLSSLIHDAIYVFGYAPVCQDYKVIAIASDHKAQKNIYVAVYTLRNQQWIVRNNGQSFENSEFRSMFYEISEYKVISISVFFQGAIYWIGNAPSEGINHEEGPTHLVSFDFDSEKFTYLELPKPVLKRRSLRFVFILRESLAIFSISNVSISIWVVENGAWAQRFKGESSWDGYDVFFDCKLAKCKIFYCESDGGCFICGKYSYNIASRQVEEVGKSMSKYLYLETYLDSLVCSKEYGQWLNSLVGGGFWMFS; this comes from the coding sequence ATGAAGAAGGCGAAATCATCATCACCAATCAGTAAACATATGATCCATGTACCCGAATTCAAGTACATCCCACCCGAAATCTGGACTCGCATTCTTGCAAATTTACCGGCGAAAACCCTGTTAACATTCAGGTGCGTATGTAAATCTTGGCGCTCCACCATTGATCATCCTAATTTTATTTCCATGCATCTTAAACATTCCAGCATTAATTCCGGCAATCCTAAATTATTATTAGCtctagaggggttgggatgctaTGGTGAATATGGAGGATATTCGTTGACAGTTCGTCAGGCAAACACCCTTAAAAAAACCGCTCGCATTTTCAAGATGGAGGATTTATTCAAGTACTATATTTTAGGGAGTTGTAATGGATTGCTTTTAGTGCGACAATCTGGTTTTGGTTTTTGCTCGGAAGAATTGAGAGTGTCGAATCCTTGTATTCGCAAATCATTACGACTTCCCAAGTGCCCGCTTCCCTTGTCGTCCTTGATCCACGATGCTATATATGTGTTCGGGTATGCCCCTGTTTGCCAGGACTATAAAGTAATTGCTATTGCATCTGATCATAAAGCTCAAAAGAATATTTATGTTGCGGTTTATACACTCAGAAATCAACAATGGATTGTCAGAAATAATGGCCAAAGTTTTGAGAATTCGGAGTTTAGGTCTATGTTTTATGAAATATCCGAGTATAAAGTAATTTCAATTTCTGTATTCTTTCAAGGGGCAATATACTGGATTGGAAATGCTCCATCTGAGGGTATTAACCATGAGGAGGGGCCGACTCATCTCGTTTCCTTTGACTTTGATTCCGAAAAATTCACCTATTTGGAACTGCCAAAACCTGTGTTAAAAAGACGATCATTGAGGTTTGTGTTTATTCTTAGGGAGTCGCTGGCAATTTTCAGTATTTCAAATGTCAGTATCAGCATATGGGTGGTGGAAAATGGGGCATGGGCTCAGAGGTTTAAGGGAGAATCGAGTTGGGATGGATATGATGTATTCTTCGACTGCAAGCTTGCAAAGTGTAAGATATTCTATTGCGAAAGTGATGGTGGGTGTTTTATTTGCGGGAAGTATTCCTATAATATTGCGTCTAGGCAAGTGGAGGAAGTCGGAAAATCTATGAGCAAATATCTATACCTCGAAACGTATTTGGATAGCTTGGTTTGCTCTAAAGAGTACGGACAATGGCTTAACTCCCTTGTGGGAGGTGGATTCTGGATGTTTTCGTAG